A genomic window from Periweissella cryptocerci includes:
- a CDS encoding transposase, whose protein sequence is MDTVIKTYKKYRRGIIESFRVKASNGRIEGINRRIKQMKRTAYGYAKPANFFHRIRLQLLNKHVLTSQFTKLMTE, encoded by the coding sequence ATGGATACGGTCATCAAAACTTATAAGAAATACAGACGTGGCATCATTGAATCGTTTAGAGTTAAAGCCAGTAACGGGCGTATTGAAGGCATTAATCGACGTATCAAACAAATGAAACGGACCGCCTATGGTTACGCTAAACCCGCTAACTTCTTCCATCGAATTCGTCTCCAATTATTAAATAAACACGTTTTAACATCACAATTCACTAAATTGATGACAGAATAA
- a CDS encoding transposase, with translation MPTNNSILRATGLTDPNFNFHITDDGEFNYLTQNDKHDYATLNYAATLDVMPDVPYCAHSSLYRHSTNIPVHVLPSTNGLSSSPTSRQKNVISVNGCARTVCRPIHDFTGQSKITRPLLLQILDLARFDISAKLISYILKLSHTKIHKLLNATADRYRPNYEQQLPPVICIDEVQYMKNRYGFEMINGSNSDFIEIFPERTNAKVRGYLANFSLKNRKCVKLVVTDMNANYQTVVRRMFPNAQVVIDRFHTVQLAMKAVQSVRTGYQNTVDNRTRIYKILKSNWKLFLKPTSQKYDIFRIRAGSKALIIRFSPSTILDESIPNAQLGHCLRNLSAYFTAVNSRKEDEFVRANLKL, from the coding sequence ATGCCCACTAATAATTCTATCTTACGTGCCACTGGATTAACAGACCCAAATTTCAATTTTCACATTACTGATGATGGTGAGTTCAACTATCTTACTCAGAATGACAAACATGATTACGCAACCCTTAATTACGCCGCTACGCTTGATGTTATGCCTGATGTGCCCTACTGTGCTCATTCAAGTTTGTATCGCCATTCCACGAATATTCCGGTTCACGTATTGCCTTCCACAAACGGTTTATCATCAAGTCCTACATCTCGACAAAAAAACGTTATAAGTGTTAACGGCTGCGCCCGTACTGTTTGTCGCCCAATCCATGATTTTACGGGACAATCTAAAATTACACGCCCTTTATTGCTTCAAATACTCGACCTCGCACGATTTGATATCTCAGCCAAGTTGATTTCATATATCCTCAAACTATCACACACTAAGATTCATAAACTTCTCAACGCCACAGCTGACCGTTACCGGCCAAACTATGAACAACAACTCCCACCAGTTATTTGTATTGATGAAGTTCAATACATGAAAAATCGCTACGGCTTCGAAATGATCAATGGCTCGAATTCTGATTTTATCGAGATTTTCCCAGAGCGCACGAACGCTAAAGTTAGGGGCTATTTGGCGAATTTCTCGTTAAAAAATCGTAAATGTGTGAAACTTGTGGTCACTGATATGAACGCCAACTATCAAACTGTTGTCCGGCGGATGTTTCCTAACGCACAGGTCGTTATCGACCGCTTTCATACTGTCCAACTGGCGATGAAAGCCGTTCAATCTGTCCGAACTGGGTACCAAAACACTGTCGACAACCGTACTCGAATCTACAAAATTCTCAAGTCCAACTGGAAACTTTTCCTTAAACCAACGAGTCAAAAGTATGATATTTTCCGCATTCGCGCTGGTTCAAAGGCATTAATCATACGCTTTTCACCATCGACAATCCTTGATGAGTCTATACCCAATGCCCAACTTGGGCATTGCTTGCGAAATCTATCAGCTTATTTTACGGCCGTAAACAGCCGCAAGGAAGATGAATTCGTCCGCGCTAACTTAAAACTATAA
- a CDS encoding NAD(P)-dependent alcohol dehydrogenase, which produces MAKELKNIEIPNITKDTLPATTRSAVLNKVFDIELKDTPLKAMKPTDVLVKIVAVGLCGSDVHYYDTGHIGDFVVKKPLILGHESSGVVVAVGDEVSKLKRGDRVAIEPGVPCGHCKNCRKGKYNLCPNMQFMATPPFDGDLSELIVYPQDFLFSLPDNISYEVATLNEPFSVGIHASEKLGINPGSTVLISGMGPVGLLAILAAKAFGATTIIVSDAEKLRLDTALKLGATDAINIKETSVLDSIMSLTDGEGVDFAIEASGNVGGEQTALAALSRGGSLAYIGVPTTDAVPLNVPFMTDHETTIYGIFRYANNYATGIKILAQNTELVETLLTDFYPLEETQAALEQTRTNKAGSLKVIVYPNEQLRK; this is translated from the coding sequence ATGGCAAAAGAATTAAAGAATATTGAAATTCCAAACATTACTAAGGATACCTTACCAGCAACGACGCGTAGTGCGGTCTTAAATAAGGTGTTCGATATTGAATTGAAAGATACACCATTAAAGGCAATGAAGCCCACCGATGTACTAGTTAAAATTGTCGCAGTCGGTCTTTGCGGATCTGACGTGCACTACTACGATACCGGACACATCGGCGACTTCGTGGTTAAAAAGCCCTTGATTCTTGGGCACGAAAGCTCCGGCGTAGTTGTCGCAGTGGGGGATGAGGTTAGCAAGTTAAAGCGTGGCGATCGGGTGGCGATTGAACCCGGCGTTCCGTGCGGTCATTGCAAAAATTGCCGTAAAGGTAAGTATAACTTGTGCCCTAACATGCAATTCATGGCAACTCCACCTTTCGACGGTGACTTGTCAGAATTAATCGTTTACCCACAAGACTTTCTCTTCTCATTACCAGATAACATTTCATATGAAGTTGCGACATTAAACGAACCATTCTCAGTCGGCATTCACGCGTCTGAAAAATTGGGCATTAACCCAGGTTCTACGGTCTTGATTTCTGGCATGGGACCAGTTGGTTTGTTAGCAATCTTGGCAGCAAAAGCATTTGGTGCCACAACGATTATCGTCAGCGATGCTGAAAAATTGCGCTTGGATACGGCCCTGAAATTGGGTGCAACTGATGCGATTAACATCAAGGAAACGAGCGTGCTGGATTCAATTATGAGCTTGACGGACGGAGAAGGCGTGGACTTTGCCATTGAAGCCTCTGGTAACGTTGGTGGCGAACAAACTGCTTTGGCAGCGTTGAGCCGCGGTGGTAGTTTGGCCTACATTGGAGTGCCAACAACCGACGCCGTGCCATTGAACGTGCCATTCATGACCGACCACGAAACGACGATTTACGGGATTTTCCGTTACGCCAACAACTACGCAACAGGAATCAAGATTTTGGCCCAAAATACAGAATTGGTCGAAACCTTGTTAACAGATTTCTATCCACTTGAAGAAACGCAAGCCGCATTGGAACAAACACGAACCAATAAAGCCGGTTCATTGAAGGTGATTGTATACCCCAATGAACAATTGCGTAAATAA
- the scrK gene encoding fructokinase ScrK gives MLLGSVEAGGTKFVCAVGDEDYRVQTKTTFKTTSPEETLAKTIAFFAQFPELDALGIASFGPIEIRRNDPKYGYVTKTPKPNWSDTDFVGTISKAIKVPIAWTTDVNGSAYGEYTAATLFNEKNDSIVYYTVGTGVGAGIVVDGEFLGTTGHPEMGHVRVKRHPDDLTFAGICPYHGDCLEGLVAGPTFEARTGKKGQDVKSDDHVWDIMAYYLAQAALQATLTLRPDKIVFGGGVMSETFLAKVRTQFAELLNDYIEVKDLNEYLTLPVVKDNGSATMGNFALAMKELSK, from the coding sequence ATGTTATTAGGGAGTGTGGAAGCCGGGGGAACCAAATTTGTGTGTGCGGTTGGTGATGAAGATTATCGCGTGCAAACCAAAACGACTTTTAAAACGACGAGCCCTGAAGAGACGCTCGCCAAAACAATTGCATTTTTTGCACAATTTCCAGAACTCGATGCATTGGGGATTGCATCGTTTGGACCAATTGAAATTAGGCGCAATGATCCTAAATACGGGTATGTGACTAAGACGCCAAAGCCCAATTGGTCGGATACAGATTTTGTGGGAACCATCAGTAAAGCAATTAAAGTCCCGATCGCATGGACCACGGATGTGAACGGGTCGGCATATGGCGAATATACGGCAGCAACGTTATTCAATGAAAAAAACGATAGCATTGTATATTATACCGTCGGAACTGGGGTCGGAGCCGGAATCGTGGTTGATGGCGAATTTCTTGGCACAACTGGGCACCCTGAAATGGGACATGTCCGCGTAAAACGGCATCCCGATGATCTGACGTTCGCCGGCATCTGTCCGTATCACGGCGATTGTTTGGAAGGCTTAGTGGCCGGACCAACATTTGAAGCCCGTACTGGAAAAAAAGGGCAAGATGTCAAATCAGATGATCACGTTTGGGATATTATGGCTTACTATTTAGCTCAAGCAGCTTTGCAAGCGACACTAACTTTGCGGCCCGACAAGATTGTCTTTGGCGGTGGTGTGATGAGTGAAACGTTCTTAGCGAAGGTGCGCACGCAATTTGCCGAATTGTTAAATGATTATATTGAAGTTAAAGATTTAAATGAATATCTGACATTGCCAGTTGTGAAGGACAATGGTTCCGCTACGATGGGGAATTTTGCACTGGCAATGAAGGAACTCAGTAAATAA
- a CDS encoding NAD(P)H-binding protein, which translates to MTNIVILGAHGKIAQLTKDKLLTQTQAHLRLFLRDAARMESLAGKRIEVVEGDVTDLAELQNALTDQDVVFASLAGNNIVEQASKIVTAMHATHVKRLIWISSLGIYDEVPGKFGEWTQQQLGAHYLPSYREAADVIEASDLAYTILRPAYLTDNDETEYEITQKHEAFKGTEVAREAVAMLVADLVNHPEQELGESIGVNKPNTDGDRPMWIK; encoded by the coding sequence ATGACAAATATAGTAATACTTGGGGCACATGGGAAAATTGCGCAGTTAACAAAGGATAAATTGTTAACGCAGACGCAAGCCCATTTGCGGTTGTTTTTACGCGATGCTGCGCGGATGGAATCTTTGGCTGGGAAGCGAATTGAGGTCGTCGAGGGGGATGTGACCGACTTAGCCGAGTTACAAAATGCGCTCACTGATCAGGACGTGGTTTTTGCAAGCTTGGCAGGCAATAATATTGTTGAACAAGCCAGCAAAATAGTAACGGCGATGCATGCAACACATGTAAAACGCTTGATTTGGATTTCGTCACTCGGTATTTATGACGAAGTTCCAGGAAAATTCGGCGAGTGGACGCAGCAACAACTTGGCGCGCATTATTTGCCAAGTTATCGGGAAGCCGCTGATGTTATCGAAGCGTCTGACTTAGCTTACACGATACTTCGCCCCGCATATTTGACGGATAACGATGAGACAGAATACGAAATAACGCAAAAGCATGAAGCATTCAAGGGGACTGAAGTTGCGCGGGAAGCCGTGGCGATGCTAGTGGCCGATTTGGTTAACCATCCTGAGCAAGAACTTGGTGAATCAATCGGGGTAAATAAACCGAATACTGACGGCGATCGACCAATGTGGATTAAGTAG
- a CDS encoding MerR family transcriptional regulator: MMTNNDEIGKIMQQVFSSDKMYFRIGELSEMAGVSSRQLRYWEKQGYIESVQREGKQQARVFHFSQYGRVTGIKYYLDAGYTLQAAVGKIDESSNISTYVHKFVHNAIRAIEISEKGVNVDLGWFDEPKQIRLIAVLEDEKFVYQLKQE, translated from the coding sequence ATGATGACTAATAACGATGAAATCGGCAAGATTATGCAGCAAGTTTTTAGTTCCGATAAGATGTACTTTCGGATTGGTGAACTTAGTGAAATGGCCGGCGTTTCTAGTCGGCAATTGCGCTATTGGGAAAAACAAGGGTACATCGAATCGGTGCAACGCGAAGGCAAGCAACAAGCGCGCGTGTTTCATTTTTCCCAGTATGGGCGGGTAACTGGTATCAAGTATTACTTGGATGCCGGCTATACCTTGCAAGCAGCAGTGGGAAAAATTGATGAATCAAGTAATATTTCAACCTATGTTCACAAATTTGTTCATAATGCGATTCGCGCAATTGAAATTAGTGAAAAAGGCGTCAACGTTGATTTGGGTTGGTTCGATGAGCCAAAACAAATTCGGCTGATTGCCGTGTTGGAAGATGAAAAGTTTGTTTATCAGTTGAAACAAGAATAG
- a CDS encoding ABC transporter ATP-binding protein, protein MGGRNRGKGEKPKNIKKALTDLAVYCKPYLVPVILAVVTAALGSYFTIIGPDQLSKITDTITAGMMGKIDMAKVGRIGVFLACLYGAGALLTYVQGFVMATVTQKVSKRLRKDISSKINRLPLRYFDGHPYGDTLSRVTNDVDTIGQAMNQSVGSLVSAITLFVGSLVMMFKTNVEMTLTAILSTVIGFGLMMLIMAKSQKYFNNQQNGLGEVNGFVEEIYTGHNVVKVYNADKEMINKFDDINDRLYDSVWKSQFLSGLMMPLMQFIGNFGYAAVCVVGAVLAIDGKISFGVIVAFMVYIRIFTQPLTQIAQAVTSLQSAGAASERVFTFFAEKELEVETDQLKHIENATGTVEFDHVRFGYDENKIIINDFSAKAESGQKVAIVGPTGAGKTTMVNLLMKFYETNSGTIKIDGVPLENLTREAVHEQFTMVLQDTWLFEGTVKENIIYNQKGITDEQVIAACEAAGVDHYIKTLPNGYDSVIEADELSAGERQLLTIARALVKNAPMLILDEATSSVDTRTEELIQNAMDHLMSNRTSFVIAHRLSTIKNADLILVMNDGDIIESGNHADLLAQKGFYADLYNSQFESVA, encoded by the coding sequence ATGGGCGGCCGTAACCGTGGCAAAGGTGAAAAGCCAAAGAATATTAAAAAAGCACTGACGGATTTAGCCGTATACTGTAAGCCGTATTTGGTACCCGTGATTCTTGCGGTGGTAACAGCAGCACTTGGTAGTTACTTTACCATTATTGGCCCCGACCAATTGAGTAAGATTACAGATACAATCACCGCAGGTATGATGGGCAAAATCGATATGGCGAAAGTTGGCCGTATCGGGGTCTTCCTAGCGTGCTTATATGGTGCCGGGGCGCTCTTGACGTATGTGCAAGGATTTGTCATGGCAACTGTAACGCAAAAAGTTTCCAAGCGTTTGCGTAAAGACATTTCAAGTAAAATTAACCGCTTGCCACTGCGCTATTTCGATGGGCACCCATATGGTGATACGCTTTCACGCGTGACCAATGACGTGGACACTATCGGACAAGCAATGAATCAAAGTGTCGGTTCATTAGTGTCAGCGATTACGTTGTTTGTCGGTTCATTAGTGATGATGTTTAAGACGAACGTAGAAATGACTTTGACGGCTATTCTGTCAACGGTAATCGGCTTTGGTTTGATGATGTTGATTATGGCGAAGTCCCAAAAATACTTCAACAACCAACAAAATGGTTTGGGTGAAGTGAACGGGTTCGTGGAAGAAATTTACACGGGTCACAATGTCGTGAAAGTTTACAACGCCGACAAAGAAATGATTAACAAGTTTGATGACATTAACGACCGTCTTTACGATAGTGTGTGGAAATCACAATTCTTGTCAGGCTTGATGATGCCCTTGATGCAATTCATCGGTAACTTCGGTTATGCTGCGGTCTGTGTGGTTGGTGCGGTCTTAGCGATTGATGGCAAGATTTCATTTGGTGTGATTGTTGCCTTCATGGTCTACATCCGTATTTTCACCCAACCATTGACGCAAATCGCCCAAGCGGTGACAAGCTTGCAATCCGCTGGTGCCGCAAGTGAACGGGTCTTCACTTTCTTTGCTGAAAAAGAATTGGAAGTGGAAACTGACCAATTGAAGCACATCGAAAACGCGACTGGTACAGTTGAATTTGACCACGTACGCTTCGGTTACGATGAAAACAAAATCATCATCAACGACTTCTCCGCTAAGGCTGAATCTGGTCAAAAGGTGGCGATTGTTGGACCCACTGGTGCTGGTAAGACGACGATGGTTAACTTATTGATGAAGTTCTACGAAACCAATTCCGGCACCATCAAAATTGACGGTGTCCCGCTCGAAAACTTAACCCGTGAAGCGGTCCACGAACAATTCACGATGGTGCTCCAAGACACGTGGTTGTTTGAAGGTACGGTTAAGGAAAATATCATCTACAACCAAAAGGGCATCACGGATGAACAAGTCATCGCTGCCTGTGAAGCTGCCGGCGTCGACCACTACATCAAGACGTTACCAAATGGCTATGATTCTGTGATTGAAGCGGACGAATTATCAGCCGGTGAACGCCAACTCTTAACGATTGCTCGTGCTTTAGTTAAGAACGCACCAATGCTAATCCTTGATGAAGCCACTTCATCTGTTGATACGCGGACGGAAGAATTGATTCAAAACGCCATGGATCACTTGATGAGCAACCGGACTTCATTTGTGATTGCGCACCGCCTGTCAACGATTAAAAATGCCGATTTGATTTTGGTTATGAATGATGGTGATATTATCGAATCTGGTAACCACGCTGACTTGTTGGCGCAAAAGGGCTTCTATGCCGACTTGTATAATTCACAGTTTGAGAGTGTGGCTTAA
- a CDS encoding ABC transporter ATP-binding protein: MFKVLKRMSKKEVGYVLVSLIFIVSQVYLDLKLPDYMSKITMLIQTKGTLHEILKEGSFMLLCALGSLLAAVIVGFFAARVAAGLSRKLRRDVYYQVSEYSMAEINKFSTPSLITRSTNDITQVQMIVAMGLQLVIKAPITAVWAITKISNKSWEWTTATALAVVFLLVVIGIIITFAMPKFKIIQKLTDRLNSVTRENLTGIRVVRAYNAEGYETNKFEKANDDITKTNLFVQRMMAVMMPVMSLISNGLTLAVYLIGASLIESAVGIQSRMSLFSDMVVFTSYAMQVVMAFMMLTMIFIMLPRASVSAKRIMEVIETKSSIKDGTKTAGTAGVEGTIEFKDVAFGYADGSEDVIEGVSFTATKGQTVAFIGSTGAGKSTLINLIPRYYDATKGSVLVDGVDVKDYSIETLHDKIGFNPQKPVMFNGTIRSNISFGDTGHAPLTDEQIWQALDIAQASEFVKKLPDGLDSEISQGGLNLSGGQKQRLAIARAIARRPEILVFDDSFSALDYRTDKTLRDTLTREVKDTTKLIVAQRIGTIMDADQIVVLDRGKVVGLGTHKELLANNDVYQEIAYSQLSKEELA; the protein is encoded by the coding sequence ATGTTTAAAGTACTTAAACGGATGTCGAAGAAAGAAGTGGGCTATGTCTTAGTCAGCTTGATTTTCATCGTCAGCCAAGTTTATCTGGATTTGAAATTGCCAGATTACATGTCAAAAATCACGATGTTGATCCAAACCAAAGGAACATTGCATGAAATCCTGAAGGAAGGGAGCTTCATGTTGCTCTGTGCGCTGGGTAGTTTGCTAGCCGCTGTCATCGTGGGCTTCTTCGCCGCTCGGGTAGCCGCTGGCTTGTCACGGAAGTTACGTCGTGATGTGTACTATCAAGTTTCCGAATACTCAATGGCCGAAATCAATAAGTTTTCAACACCATCATTGATTACGCGCTCAACTAACGATATTACCCAAGTGCAAATGATTGTTGCCATGGGGCTCCAATTGGTGATTAAGGCGCCAATTACAGCCGTTTGGGCAATTACTAAGATTTCTAACAAATCATGGGAATGGACGACGGCAACTGCTTTGGCCGTGGTTTTCCTATTAGTTGTTATCGGCATTATCATTACATTTGCAATGCCTAAGTTCAAAATTATCCAAAAGTTGACCGACCGTTTGAACAGTGTCACCCGCGAAAACCTAACTGGGATTCGGGTTGTGCGCGCGTACAATGCGGAAGGTTACGAAACGAACAAATTTGAAAAAGCCAATGACGATATCACGAAGACTAATTTATTCGTTCAACGGATGATGGCCGTGATGATGCCAGTGATGAGCTTGATTTCAAATGGTTTAACATTAGCCGTTTACTTGATTGGCGCCAGCTTGATTGAATCAGCGGTCGGTATCCAATCACGGATGTCACTATTTTCTGACATGGTGGTTTTCACGTCATATGCGATGCAAGTTGTGATGGCGTTCATGATGTTAACGATGATTTTCATTATGCTTCCCCGTGCCAGCGTCTCTGCTAAACGGATTATGGAAGTTATTGAAACTAAATCTTCAATAAAAGACGGTACCAAAACAGCCGGCACAGCTGGTGTTGAAGGAACAATTGAATTTAAGGACGTTGCGTTTGGTTACGCGGACGGTTCTGAAGATGTGATTGAAGGGGTTAGTTTTACCGCAACTAAGGGGCAAACCGTGGCTTTCATCGGTTCAACCGGTGCTGGTAAATCAACGTTAATCAACTTAATTCCCCGCTATTACGACGCTACCAAAGGTTCAGTGTTAGTGGATGGTGTCGATGTGAAGGATTACTCAATTGAAACATTGCACGACAAAATTGGTTTCAACCCACAAAAACCTGTGATGTTTAACGGCACAATCCGCAGTAACATCAGCTTTGGTGATACTGGACATGCACCATTAACCGACGAACAAATCTGGCAAGCGCTTGATATTGCGCAAGCATCTGAATTTGTGAAGAAGTTACCGGATGGCCTTGATTCAGAAATTTCACAAGGTGGTTTGAACTTGTCAGGTGGTCAAAAACAACGGTTGGCGATTGCCCGAGCGATTGCGCGCCGACCTGAAATCCTCGTGTTTGATGATTCCTTCTCAGCCCTTGATTACCGCACAGATAAAACTTTACGTGATACGTTAACGAGAGAAGTCAAAGACACAACCAAATTAATTGTTGCGCAACGAATTGGGACGATCATGGATGCAGACCAAATCGTGGTGCTCGATCGCGGTAAGGTAGTTGGCCTTGGCACGCACAAGGAACTCCTCGCCAATAACGATGTGTACCAAGAAATTGCTTACTCACAACTTTCAAAGGAGGAATTAGCATAA
- a CDS encoding MarR family winged helix-turn-helix transcriptional regulator — translation MLTYIFGKDIDMDDSYLGFEIRELMILMQRRIEAANKQNLANLHGMQIWTLLYLFEHKDEEIFQRDIEDQFSIRRPTATHLLQRLEELEYIQRVPVDYDARLKRIMLTDKADAVYQKMLQAKINLQETMELNISDDEKQQFITTLRKIKDNLR, via the coding sequence ATGCTAACATATATTTTTGGAAAGGATATTGATATGGATGACTCGTATTTAGGCTTCGAAATTCGGGAGCTGATGATTCTCATGCAACGCCGAATTGAGGCTGCTAATAAGCAGAACCTAGCGAATTTGCACGGGATGCAAATCTGGACATTGCTCTACTTATTCGAGCACAAGGACGAAGAAATTTTTCAACGAGACATCGAAGACCAATTTTCAATTCGCCGCCCAACGGCAACTCATTTATTACAGCGTCTCGAAGAACTAGAGTACATTCAGCGTGTACCAGTTGATTACGACGCTCGTTTGAAACGAATTATGCTCACGGACAAGGCCGATGCGGTCTACCAAAAAATGTTGCAGGCAAAAATTAATTTGCAAGAAACGATGGAATTGAATATTTCAGACGATGAAAAGCAGCAATTCATCACCACGCTTAGAAAGATTAAGGATAATCTGCGCTAA